In the genome of Desulfatiglans sp., one region contains:
- a CDS encoding response regulator has product MCTKNILVIDDDPVLVKLISEMLDILGYKSVTSISSSEGFKLFCDAPDDFDLVITDMSMPEMNGDILAGRIISIRKNIPIILCTGFNENVSEEDAKSKGICEIVLKPVNMKTLSDVVIKAIANR; this is encoded by the coding sequence ATGTGTACTAAAAATATCTTGGTAATAGATGATGACCCTGTACTGGTCAAGCTGATAAGTGAGATGCTTGATATCCTCGGTTATAAATCAGTTACAAGCATCAGCAGTTCTGAAGGGTTTAAACTTTTCTGTGATGCCCCTGATGATTTTGATCTGGTTATTACAGATATGTCTATGCCTGAAATGAATGGAGACATACTGGCAGGCAGGATCATCTCTATACGCAAGAACATCCCCATTATCCTGTGCACAGGGTTCAATGAAAATGTCTCAGAGGAAGATGCAAAATCTAAAGGCATATGCGAGATTGTCCTCAAACCTGTAAACATGAAGACCCTTTCTGATGTGGTCATCAAGGCCATTGCGAACAGGTAG